Proteins encoded together in one Paracoccus sp. SMMA_5_TC window:
- a CDS encoding glycosyltransferase family 2 protein yields the protein MPRLWSEYRRRFRLRVRRQWLLARAIRRHRRLRPVVDRTRAIAPGDILLFMAMRNEAPRLPYFLDYYRRLGVGHFLVVDNESEDGGREFLADQSDVSLWRTAASYKGARFGMDWMNWLLFRHGSGHWCLTVDPDEFLIYPHHDSRPLRALTDWLDAGNMRAFSAMLLDMYPREAQATAAYRPGDDPFRTLRWFDPGNYVIRKNREYGNLWIQGGPRARLFFADAPQSAPALNKIPLVRWRRGYVYASSTHMLLPRALNRVYDENGGERASGCLLHAKFLPSFAQKAAEELTRRQHYAGGREYAAYHAGLAHGPDFWCPQSCEYDDWRQLEDLGLISRGNWA from the coding sequence ATGCCGCGCCTGTGGTCCGAATATCGTCGCCGTTTCCGTCTGCGGGTGCGCCGGCAATGGCTGCTGGCCCGCGCCATTCGCCGCCACCGCCGATTGCGGCCGGTGGTGGACCGCACCCGCGCGATTGCGCCGGGCGACATCCTGCTGTTCATGGCCATGCGCAACGAAGCCCCGCGCCTGCCTTATTTCCTGGATTATTACCGGCGCCTGGGGGTCGGGCATTTCCTGGTGGTCGACAATGAGTCCGAGGATGGCGGGCGCGAATTCCTGGCCGATCAATCGGATGTCTCGCTGTGGCGGACAGCCGCCAGCTACAAGGGCGCGCGCTTCGGCATGGACTGGATGAACTGGTTGCTGTTCCGTCATGGCAGCGGCCATTGGTGCCTGACGGTCGATCCCGACGAATTCCTGATCTATCCCCATCATGACAGCCGGCCCTTGCGGGCGCTGACCGATTGGCTGGACGCCGGCAACATGCGCGCGTTTTCGGCGATGCTTCTGGACATGTATCCGCGCGAGGCACAGGCGACCGCAGCCTATCGCCCGGGGGACGACCCGTTCCGGACCCTGCGCTGGTTCGATCCGGGCAATTATGTCATCCGCAAGAACCGCGAATACGGCAACCTGTGGATCCAGGGCGGGCCTCGGGCAAGGCTGTTCTTTGCCGATGCGCCGCAATCGGCGCCGGCGCTGAACAAGATCCCGCTGGTGCGCTGGCGGCGCGGCTATGTCTATGCCAGTTCCACGCATATGTTGCTGCCGCGGGCGCTGAACCGGGTCTATGACGAAAACGGCGGCGAGCGTGCCTCGGGCTGCCTGCTGCATGCCAAGTTCCTGCCCAGCTTTGCCCAGAAGGCGGCCGAGGAACTGACCCGGCGCCAGCACTATGCCGGCGGGCGCGAATATGCCGCCTATCACGCCGGGCTGGCGCATGGGCCGGATTTCTGGTGCCCGCAGTCCTGCGAATATGACGACTGGCGCCAGCTCGAGGATCTGGGGCTGATCTCGAGGGGGAACTGGGCATGA
- the mtgA gene encoding monofunctional biosynthetic peptidoglycan transglycosylase: protein MPSSTDLPDPSSRPARRGIAARVVRRAVEWLRWLAVRLLALMFVIVFLLSFINPPTTWTILEGQWQYPDRPARKWVDLDEMSPHLVRAVVAAEDANFCRHWGFDMTEIRKVIASGSSRGASTITQQTAKNVFLWQGRSWPRKLMETLYTPMLEALWSKRRIAEVYLNVAEFGRGVFGVHAAAAHYYNTTPDRLSLRQAAALASILPAPKSRNPQTGSARTRAIVSGAQTIQADGRDACLRLGR, encoded by the coding sequence ATGCCGTCCAGCACCGACCTGCCCGACCCCTCCAGCCGCCCCGCCCGCCGCGGGATTGCCGCGCGGGTGGTCCGGCGGGCTGTCGAGTGGTTGCGCTGGCTGGCCGTCAGGCTGCTGGCGCTGATGTTCGTGATCGTGTTCCTGCTGTCCTTCATCAACCCGCCGACGACCTGGACGATCCTGGAGGGGCAGTGGCAATACCCTGACCGGCCGGCGCGCAAATGGGTCGATCTTGACGAGATGTCGCCCCATCTTGTGCGCGCCGTCGTCGCCGCCGAGGATGCCAATTTCTGCCGGCACTGGGGGTTCGACATGACCGAGATCCGCAAGGTCATCGCGTCAGGCTCGTCCCGGGGCGCCTCGACCATCACCCAGCAGACGGCCAAGAACGTGTTCCTGTGGCAGGGCCGAAGTTGGCCGCGCAAGCTGATGGAAACACTTTATACCCCGATGCTCGAGGCGTTGTGGTCCAAACGCCGCATCGCCGAGGTCTATCTGAACGTCGCGGAATTCGGGCGCGGCGTCTTTGGCGTCCATGCCGCCGCCGCCCATTATTACAACACCACCCCCGACCGGCTCAGTCTGCGTCAGGCCGCGGCGCTGGCCTCGATCCTGCCGGCACCCAAAAGCCGCAATCCGCAGACCGGCTCGGCCCGCACCCGGGCCATCGTCAGCGGTGCCCAGACGATCCAGGCCGACGGTCGCGATGCCTGCCTGCGGCTTGGGCGTTGA
- a CDS encoding DMT family transporter produces MSGPSPAPAPPGAESAPLRGIVLKCLSVLVFTLMAALIKATSDGGSGVPAGQQVFFRSFFAIPVILVWLLWRRELAVGLRTRQPMGHFYRGIVGTAAMALGFWGLALLPLPEVTAIGYAAPLLTVIFAAMFLGEDVRLFRLGMVALGLAGVMIVLSPRLSAGAQMGYRETLGAVVTLAGAACAALAQIFVRKLVQQERTSAIVFWFSITSTLLGLLTLPFGWVMPDARTAALLVSVGLLGGLGQILLTSAYRHADASLVAPFEYVSMLLSLALGWFVFAEAPTLVMLAGAALIITAGMLIIWRERQLGLERSRQRGAMTPQG; encoded by the coding sequence ATGAGCGGGCCGTCCCCAGCCCCGGCCCCGCCCGGGGCCGAGTCTGCCCCGCTTCGTGGCATCGTGCTGAAATGCCTCAGCGTGCTGGTGTTCACGCTGATGGCGGCGCTGATCAAGGCCACTTCTGATGGCGGATCGGGGGTGCCGGCGGGCCAGCAGGTGTTCTTTCGGTCCTTCTTCGCGATCCCGGTCATTCTGGTCTGGCTGCTGTGGCGGCGCGAACTGGCGGTCGGGCTGCGCACCCGCCAGCCGATGGGGCATTTCTATCGCGGCATCGTCGGCACTGCGGCAATGGCGCTGGGTTTCTGGGGGCTGGCGTTGCTGCCCCTGCCCGAGGTCACGGCCATCGGCTATGCCGCGCCGCTGCTGACGGTGATCTTTGCGGCCATGTTCCTGGGCGAGGACGTGCGGCTGTTCCGCCTGGGCATGGTGGCGTTGGGGCTGGCGGGGGTGATGATCGTGCTGTCGCCGCGCCTGTCCGCCGGGGCGCAGATGGGCTATCGCGAAACCCTGGGCGCGGTGGTGACGCTGGCCGGCGCGGCCTGCGCGGCGCTGGCGCAGATCTTCGTGCGCAAGCTGGTGCAGCAGGAACGCACCTCGGCCATCGTGTTCTGGTTTTCGATCACCTCGACCTTGCTGGGCCTGCTGACACTGCCCTTTGGCTGGGTGATGCCGGATGCGCGAACCGCGGCGCTGCTGGTCAGCGTCGGGCTGCTGGGCGGGCTGGGCCAGATCCTGCTGACCTCGGCCTATCGTCATGCCGATGCCTCGCTGGTGGCGCCGTTCGAGTATGTCTCGATGCTGCTGTCGCTGGCGCTGGGCTGGTTCGTCTTTGCCGAGGCACCGACGCTGGTGATGCTGGCGGGGGCGGCGCTGATCATCACCGCCGGCATGCTGATCATCTGGCGCGAACGCCAGCTGGGGCTGGAACGCAGCCGCCAGCGCGGCGCCATGACCCCGCAGGGTTAG
- a CDS encoding tyrosine-type recombinase/integrase produces MPLTDAQCRAVKPAAKVQKLSDGRGLFLQVTPSGSKLWRMNYRWQAKQRTAAFGSYPDVSLATARLKAAELKDKLAAGIDPAAKKGTATGTAPMKPFKDAAREWFNAREAQWVSGYAARIWSRLDADVFPKIGTKDVAAITPAEVLALLRDVENRNALEMAKRLRQTMSAIFRFSVANGWASSDPAAPLAGAMKSAPRQQHRAALKEDQLPDFLKALQTYSGDRATALGLKIIAHTFVRTAELRLATWDELDGDTWRIAAEKMKMRKEHIVPLSPQVQAMFVELKDLAGGSQWVLPGQSGHKPVSENTLIYGLYRLGYHSRASVHGFRSTASTILNESGLWRADAIERQLAHVPANEVRSAYNAALYLEERRRMMCWYSDLLDKKESQSVNKSETDLTDLLGG; encoded by the coding sequence ATGCCCTTGACCGATGCCCAATGCCGCGCCGTCAAGCCTGCCGCGAAGGTTCAGAAGCTGTCGGACGGGCGCGGACTCTTCCTGCAAGTGACGCCAAGCGGCTCAAAACTGTGGCGCATGAACTATCGCTGGCAGGCGAAACAGCGCACCGCTGCCTTCGGATCGTATCCCGATGTTTCCCTTGCGACTGCCCGCCTGAAAGCCGCCGAACTCAAGGACAAGCTGGCAGCGGGGATAGACCCGGCCGCGAAGAAAGGCACGGCGACAGGCACTGCGCCCATGAAGCCCTTCAAGGACGCCGCGCGGGAATGGTTCAACGCGCGGGAAGCCCAATGGGTCAGCGGCTATGCAGCGCGCATCTGGTCGCGCCTTGACGCGGACGTGTTCCCCAAGATCGGCACCAAGGACGTGGCAGCGATCACCCCTGCCGAAGTCTTGGCCCTGTTGCGCGACGTCGAAAACCGCAACGCCCTCGAAATGGCAAAACGGCTGCGCCAGACCATGAGCGCGATCTTTCGCTTTTCCGTGGCGAACGGCTGGGCTTCCTCTGACCCTGCCGCGCCCCTTGCAGGTGCGATGAAGTCTGCACCCCGGCAACAGCACCGGGCAGCCTTGAAGGAAGATCAACTGCCCGACTTCCTCAAGGCGCTGCAAACCTACAGCGGGGACCGGGCAACCGCGCTGGGCTTGAAGATCATTGCGCACACCTTTGTTCGCACCGCAGAACTGCGGCTGGCAACATGGGATGAACTGGACGGGGACACATGGCGCATCGCCGCTGAAAAGATGAAGATGCGCAAGGAACACATCGTGCCCCTGTCCCCGCAAGTGCAGGCCATGTTCGTGGAACTCAAGGACTTGGCAGGCGGTTCGCAATGGGTCTTGCCAGGCCAGTCCGGGCACAAGCCGGTTTCCGAAAATACGCTGATCTATGGGCTTTACCGGCTGGGCTACCACTCCCGCGCATCGGTTCACGGATTTCGCAGCACCGCGTCAACCATCCTGAACGAATCGGGCCTGTGGCGGGCCGATGCGATCGAGCGGCAGCTTGCGCACGTCCCCGCGAATGAGGTTCGCAGCGCCTATAACGCGGCACTCTACCTTGAGGAACGGCGGCGCATGATGTGCTGGTATTCTGACCTTCTGGACAAGAAGGAAAGTCAATCGGTGAATAAATCAGAAACCGATTTAACGGATTTGCTTGGCGGCTAA
- the queG gene encoding tRNA epoxyqueuosine(34) reductase QueG yields MPCWISDPDQIRARLQDQARAEGFAAMGICAPDALPELPARLAQFLARGYHGQMNWLAERTGWRADPASLWPEARSVIMLAELYTPDHDPRAVLSCPDRGAVSVYAHGKDYHDLVKKRLKRLGGWLVGLTGAQIKVFVDTAPVMEKPLAQAAGLGWQGKHTNLLSRDLGSWFFLGAIFTTLDLPRDAPERSHCGSCRACLDACPTDAFPAPYQLDARRCISYLTIEHRGPVDPALRPALGNRIYGCDDCLAACPWNKFARSASELRYHGPHGAPALAELVQLDDAGFRARFAGSPIKRIGRDRMVRNVLYAIGNSGLAPLRPLAQALCADADPAVADAAAWACARLS; encoded by the coding sequence ATGCCTTGCTGGATTTCTGATCCCGACCAGATCCGCGCCCGGCTGCAGGATCAGGCCCGGGCGGAAGGCTTTGCCGCCATGGGTATCTGCGCGCCCGATGCCCTGCCCGAACTGCCGGCACGTCTGGCGCAGTTCCTGGCGCGCGGCTACCATGGCCAGATGAACTGGCTGGCCGAGCGGACGGGCTGGCGCGCCGATCCCGCCAGCCTGTGGCCCGAGGCGCGTTCGGTCATCATGCTGGCCGAGCTTTACACCCCCGACCATGACCCGCGCGCGGTCCTTTCCTGCCCTGATCGCGGTGCCGTCAGCGTCTATGCCCATGGCAAGGATTACCACGACCTGGTCAAGAAACGGCTGAAACGCCTGGGCGGCTGGCTGGTCGGCCTGACCGGGGCGCAGATCAAGGTCTTTGTCGATACCGCCCCGGTGATGGAAAAGCCGCTGGCGCAGGCCGCGGGCCTTGGCTGGCAGGGCAAGCATACCAACCTGCTGTCGCGCGACCTGGGCAGCTGGTTCTTTCTGGGGGCGATCTTCACCACGCTGGACCTGCCGCGCGACGCGCCAGAACGGTCGCATTGCGGTTCCTGCCGCGCCTGTCTGGACGCCTGCCCGACCGATGCCTTTCCCGCGCCCTATCAACTGGATGCGCGGCGCTGCATTTCCTATCTGACCATCGAACACCGTGGCCCGGTCGATCCGGCGCTGCGCCCGGCCCTGGGTAACCGCATCTATGGCTGCGACGACTGCCTGGCCGCCTGTCCCTGGAACAAGTTCGCCCGCAGCGCCAGCGAGTTGCGCTATCACGGCCCGCATGGAGCACCGGCCCTGGCCGAACTGGTGCAGCTGGACGATGCCGGCTTTCGCGCGCGTTTCGCCGGCAGCCCGATCAAGCGCATCGGCCGCGACCGCATGGTGCGCAACGTGCTTTACGCGATCGGCAATTCCGGGCTGGCGCCGCTGCGGCCGCTGGCGCAGGCGCTGTGCGCGGACGCCGACCCGGCGGTGGCCGATGCCGCCGCCTGGGCCTGCGCGCGCCTGTCATGA
- a CDS encoding DUF1269 domain-containing protein, producing the protein MSDLLVIAFNDEASGFELRTELVKMQKEYLIELEDAVVVTRPSADDIQLHQAVNLTAAGALGGGFWGTLVGLLFLNPLLGAAVGAASGAIAGRLSDVGINDDFMRELGNSIPPGGSAVFILVRKMTADKVLARLENYHMKGRVLQSSLPEAEEQRLRDAFAGGKLGSALGMPQADAAVAPSVVPPTGSAAPASGSSGTSGA; encoded by the coding sequence ATGTCGGATTTGCTTGTAATTGCCTTCAACGACGAGGCCAGCGGCTTCGAACTGCGCACCGAACTGGTCAAGATGCAGAAGGAATATCTGATCGAGCTTGAGGATGCGGTCGTCGTCACCCGCCCCAGCGCCGACGATATCCAGCTGCACCAGGCGGTGAACCTGACGGCGGCGGGCGCGCTGGGTGGCGGTTTCTGGGGCACTCTGGTGGGGCTGCTGTTCCTGAACCCGCTGCTGGGGGCGGCGGTGGGCGCGGCCTCGGGCGCCATTGCCGGCCGGCTGAGCGACGTGGGCATCAACGACGATTTCATGCGCGAACTGGGCAATTCGATTCCGCCCGGTGGCTCGGCCGTGTTCATCCTGGTGCGCAAGATGACCGCCGACAAGGTGCTGGCGCGACTGGAAAACTATCACATGAAGGGTCGAGTGCTGCAATCCTCGCTGCCCGAGGCCGAGGAACAGCGCCTGCGCGACGCCTTTGCCGGCGGCAAGCTGGGCTCGGCCCTTGGCATGCCGCAGGCAGATGCGGCCGTTGCGCCCAGCGTCGTGCCGCCAACCGGCAGCGCCGCACCGGCCAGCGGCAGCAGCGGAACGTCGGGGGCGTAA
- the fzlA gene encoding FtsZ-binding protein FzlA, which translates to MNTSSNSTIRLYHIALSPFCRKVRLVLAEKRIEVELVEDRFWEPGSEILRRNPAGKLPVLRMDGRLLAESQAICEYLDEIQPQPPLMPRLAIERYETRRLCAWFDDKFNAEVTRPVMTERVWKKVMRLGYPDSRTVKAGLSAVRYHLDYMRGLLEQRRWLAGDSMTLADFTAAAHLSCLDYISDVDWTHSAEVQEWYAKIKSRPAFRSLLADHVPGIHPAPHYALLDF; encoded by the coding sequence ATGAACACTTCGTCCAATTCCACGATCCGCCTTTATCATATCGCCCTGTCCCCGTTCTGCCGCAAGGTGCGCCTGGTGCTGGCCGAAAAGCGCATCGAGGTCGAACTGGTCGAGGACCGCTTCTGGGAGCCGGGGTCCGAAATCCTGCGCCGCAACCCCGCCGGCAAGCTGCCGGTGCTGCGCATGGACGGGCGGTTGCTGGCCGAAAGTCAGGCGATCTGCGAATATCTGGACGAAATCCAGCCGCAGCCGCCGCTGATGCCGCGCCTGGCCATCGAACGCTACGAGACCCGCCGGCTTTGCGCCTGGTTCGACGACAAGTTCAACGCCGAGGTGACGCGGCCGGTAATGACCGAACGGGTGTGGAAAAAGGTCATGCGGCTGGGTTACCCCGATTCGCGCACCGTCAAGGCCGGGTTGTCGGCGGTGCGCTATCATCTGGATTACATGCGCGGCCTGCTGGAACAGCGCCGCTGGCTGGCGGGCGACAGCATGACGCTGGCCGATTTCACCGCCGCCGCGCACCTGTCCTGCCTGGACTATATCTCGGACGTGGACTGGACCCATTCGGCCGAGGTTCAGGAATGGTATGCCAAGATCAAGTCGCGGCCGGCCTTCCGCAGCCTGCTGGCCGATCATGTGCCGGGCATCCACCCGGCGCCGCATTATGCCTTGCTGGATTTCTGA
- a CDS encoding VapE domain-containing protein, producing the protein MDQINCDLIGAGASLHWLHIKAKNPVDARWSELPNRSESDLRRSYRRGQNIGIRLGQPSQIGGDFLHLVDLDIRDARKAREAWTALLALWPAARGFPSVVSGSGGESRHLYFLSPVAMRKRKLARSDGFTMVFDPAKGRDVKKFDWEIDLLGTGSQAVLPPSLHPVTGQPYRWERPLELGFPLAMQIAPESLARFGAWQQHDGSGEPVAPLDAVNQEHLARLFEALNVDDRDDWKDVGMALHHQFAGSKEGYSIWNDWAKASSKHDERDSRDVWKSFKADKQNAKGLRQMFREIGIEGYERHWQVYVSDDDFDDLPALPAEAKQARIGIITGKNGEMKPTLHNAILILRKVNRDQGYSIRKNEMTGQDEWRAGPINDADLGLIRVAIEQAGMHNVGADLTAGAARAVAELNRYHPVRDWLESLHHDGKPRLDTWLTRYLGVDASTYSLAVGRAFLVAMVARVMRPGCKHDHVLVLGGAQGIGKSTACRILGGDWSGDNMPSIRDGAREAGLYLRGHWVVELAELAPSRKAEQEDLKAFLTRAADEIRAPYARRADIVPRQCVFVGTTNETAFLRDASGGRRYWPVTCGARIDTEGLAADREQLFAEAAAAFRAGEAWHLPPELEQLAKIEQEAVREEHPWDEPIRRILDDLTEGDGFDRQPKDSVTVAEVLTLLRIPTEKQNGTNAKQVAGTLRMLGWKSKHTGRGNRWVRP; encoded by the coding sequence ATGGATCAAATCAACTGCGACCTGATTGGCGCGGGCGCATCGCTGCATTGGCTTCACATCAAGGCGAAGAACCCGGTCGACGCGCGCTGGTCCGAACTGCCGAACCGCAGCGAATCAGACCTGCGCCGCAGCTACCGGCGAGGGCAGAATATCGGCATTCGCCTTGGGCAGCCGTCACAGATCGGCGGGGACTTCCTGCACTTGGTCGACCTTGACATTCGGGACGCCAGGAAGGCCAGGGAAGCATGGACGGCGCTTCTGGCCCTGTGGCCTGCCGCCAGGGGCTTCCCTTCTGTGGTGAGTGGCAGCGGCGGGGAGTCGCGGCACCTTTACTTCCTGTCACCTGTGGCGATGCGCAAACGAAAGCTGGCCCGTTCGGACGGATTCACGATGGTCTTTGACCCTGCCAAAGGCCGCGATGTGAAGAAATTCGATTGGGAAATTGACCTTCTGGGCACCGGCTCACAAGCCGTTCTGCCGCCGTCGCTTCACCCTGTAACAGGGCAGCCCTACCGCTGGGAACGCCCCTTGGAATTGGGCTTCCCCCTTGCCATGCAGATTGCCCCGGAGTCACTGGCACGGTTCGGCGCGTGGCAGCAACATGACGGCAGCGGGGAACCAGTCGCGCCTCTTGACGCGGTGAATCAGGAACACTTGGCGCGACTCTTTGAAGCCCTGAACGTGGATGACCGCGACGATTGGAAGGATGTGGGCATGGCCCTGCATCACCAATTCGCAGGATCGAAAGAGGGATATTCGATTTGGAACGATTGGGCAAAGGCATCATCCAAACACGACGAAAGGGACTCGCGGGACGTTTGGAAATCGTTCAAGGCTGACAAGCAGAACGCCAAGGGTTTGCGTCAGATGTTCCGTGAAATTGGAATTGAAGGATATGAGCGCCACTGGCAGGTCTACGTTTCGGATGATGATTTTGACGATCTTCCTGCACTTCCTGCGGAAGCGAAACAAGCGAGGATCGGAATAATCACAGGCAAGAACGGCGAAATGAAACCGACGCTGCACAATGCCATTCTGATTTTGCGCAAGGTGAACCGAGACCAAGGCTATTCGATCCGCAAGAACGAGATGACCGGGCAAGACGAATGGCGCGCCGGGCCGATCAATGACGCCGATTTGGGATTGATCCGCGTGGCGATTGAACAGGCCGGAATGCACAACGTAGGGGCAGACCTGACCGCGGGCGCGGCTCGGGCCGTTGCCGAGTTGAACCGCTATCACCCGGTCCGGGATTGGCTGGAGTCGCTGCACCATGACGGCAAGCCGCGCCTCGATACTTGGCTGACCCGCTACCTTGGCGTCGACGCATCCACCTATTCCCTTGCCGTGGGGCGCGCCTTCCTGGTCGCAATGGTGGCGCGCGTCATGCGGCCGGGCTGCAAGCACGATCATGTTCTGGTGCTGGGCGGGGCGCAGGGCATCGGCAAGTCAACCGCCTGCCGCATTCTGGGCGGTGACTGGTCAGGTGACAACATGCCCTCGATCCGCGATGGGGCGCGGGAAGCCGGGCTATACCTTCGCGGGCATTGGGTGGTGGAACTGGCCGAACTCGCCCCGTCGCGTAAGGCGGAACAGGAAGATTTGAAGGCCTTCCTGACACGCGCCGCAGATGAAATCCGCGCCCCATATGCGCGCCGGGCAGACATTGTTCCTCGCCAGTGCGTTTTCGTTGGGACCACGAATGAAACCGCCTTTCTGCGGGATGCCAGCGGCGGGCGGCGCTACTGGCCCGTGACTTGTGGGGCGCGGATTGACACCGAAGGACTTGCGGCAGATCGGGAACAGCTTTTCGCTGAGGCAGCCGCAGCCTTCCGGGCCGGAGAAGCCTGGCACCTGCCGCCCGAACTGGAACAGTTGGCCAAGATTGAACAGGAAGCCGTCCGCGAAGAACACCCTTGGGATGAGCCTATACGGCGTATCCTGGACGACTTGACCGAAGGCGACGGCTTTGACCGGCAGCCGAAGGACAGCGTGACGGTTGCCGAGGTGCTGACGCTTCTGCGCATCCCGACTGAAAAGCAGAACGGCACAAATGCAAAGCAGGTTGCGGGCACCTTGAGAATGCTGGGCTGGAAATCCAAGCATACCGGTCGCGGCAACCGTTGGGTGCGGCCGTGA
- a CDS encoding beta-1,6-N-acetylglucosaminyltransferase, which translates to MTAPVRLGVVMLCHEELALAARMARLWARGGAQVMVHVDARAPAAPVDALRADLADLAGQVHLAPRVACEWGRFSLVRATQIAAERLLALDPDISHVLLVSGACLPLRPVGEICAYLAARPGCDFIESVTVGDAGWTVGGLSEERFTLRFPFSYRRQRWLFDRHVELQRRLRFRRRIPQGLVPHLGSQWWCLTCASLQAILNDPRRAEFDRYFRRVWIPDESYFQSLIRRHARQIESRSLTFSRFDAQGRPFLFYDDHLTLLEQSRCFLVRKVWRGAQRLHEHFPRPATTPDAEPRPQRLERMIDQAVQRRCQGRPGLYMQSRFPVKDREIVKTAAPYAVLQGFSDLFADFPNWLGARLDADVHGHLFASDGIGFAGGAALGPGAFPDNPAMRDLDPRGFLASLVRLTPRMQVWQHSPRDNQALAWFMATDPHARMFLITGAWAVPLMHSGMPFDDIRRMAARLQRAELAQIEAVRSVWCKAQVQVWDLADFCARPLGVLQSVLRELGAGTDAATDLPAMRPVAGMGDFLQRLRNAGLRPQLMGDFPITGAGGAAARERSAP; encoded by the coding sequence ATGACGGCGCCGGTGCGCCTGGGGGTGGTCATGCTGTGCCACGAGGAGCTGGCCCTGGCCGCCCGGATGGCGCGGCTCTGGGCCCGGGGCGGGGCGCAGGTGATGGTGCATGTTGATGCCCGCGCGCCGGCCGCGCCGGTCGATGCCCTGCGCGCCGATCTGGCGGACCTGGCGGGACAGGTGCATCTGGCGCCGCGGGTCGCCTGCGAATGGGGCCGGTTCAGCCTGGTGCGCGCCACGCAGATCGCCGCCGAACGGCTGCTGGCGCTGGACCCGGACATCAGCCATGTGCTGCTGGTGTCGGGCGCCTGCCTGCCGCTGCGGCCGGTGGGCGAAATCTGCGCCTATCTGGCGGCGCGGCCGGGCTGCGACTTCATCGAAAGCGTCACCGTCGGGGATGCCGGCTGGACCGTGGGCGGGCTCAGCGAGGAACGCTTTACCCTGCGGTTTCCGTTTTCCTATCGCCGGCAGCGCTGGCTGTTCGACCGCCATGTCGAATTGCAGCGCCGGCTGCGGTTTCGCCGGCGCATCCCGCAGGGACTGGTGCCGCATCTGGGCTCGCAGTGGTGGTGCCTGACCTGCGCCAGCCTGCAGGCGATCCTGAACGATCCGCGCCGGGCCGAGTTCGACCGCTATTTCCGCCGGGTCTGGATCCCGGACGAAAGCTATTTCCAAAGCCTGATCCGCCGCCATGCGCGCCAGATCGAAAGCCGATCGCTGACCTTCAGTCGCTTTGACGCTCAGGGTCGGCCGTTCCTGTTCTATGACGATCACCTGACCTTGCTGGAGCAGTCGCGCTGTTTTCTGGTCCGCAAGGTCTGGCGCGGGGCGCAGCGGCTGCATGAGCATTTTCCCCGGCCTGCGACCACCCCCGATGCCGAGCCGCGTCCGCAGAGGCTGGAGCGGATGATCGATCAGGCTGTCCAGCGCCGGTGCCAGGGCCGGCCGGGGCTTTACATGCAGAGCCGCTTTCCGGTCAAGGACCGCGAAATCGTCAAGACCGCGGCACCCTATGCGGTGTTGCAGGGATTTTCGGACCTGTTCGCGGATTTCCCGAACTGGCTGGGGGCTCGGCTGGATGCGGATGTGCATGGGCATCTGTTCGCGTCTGACGGCATCGGCTTTGCCGGCGGCGCGGCGCTGGGGCCCGGGGCCTTCCCGGACAATCCCGCCATGCGCGATCTGGACCCGCGCGGCTTTCTGGCCAGTCTGGTGCGACTGACGCCGCGAATGCAGGTCTGGCAGCATAGCCCCCGCGACAACCAGGCGCTGGCCTGGTTCATGGCCACCGATCCGCATGCGCGGATGTTTCTCATCACCGGGGCCTGGGCGGTGCCGCTGATGCATTCGGGCATGCCGTTTGACGACATCCGCCGCATGGCGGCGCGGTTGCAGCGCGCCGAACTGGCCCAGATCGAGGCCGTCCGGTCGGTCTGGTGCAAGGCGCAGGTCCAGGTCTGGGATCTGGCCGATTTCTGCGCCCGTCCGCTTGGCGTGCTGCAATCGGTGTTGCGCGAACTGGGCGCGGGTACGGATGCGGCCACGGATCTGCCGGCGATGCGCCCGGTTGCGGGGATGGGCGACTTTCTGCAAAGACTGCGCAACGCCGGCCTGCGCCCGCAGCTGATGGGCGATTTTCCGATCACCGGGGCGGGCGGCGCAGCAGCAAGGGAACGGAGCGCACCATGA